The Glycine soja cultivar W05 chromosome 3, ASM419377v2, whole genome shotgun sequence genome window below encodes:
- the LOC114407402 gene encoding L10-interacting MYB domain-containing protein-like yields MGIGNDTERLRTIWTPEMDRYFINLMLEQVAQGRKFEDHLFSKRAWKHMSLKFNAKFNFQYEKDVLKNRHKTLRNLYRGIKNLLAQPGFSWDEKRNMVIADNHVWDEYLTVDANVRSYRVKSIPYFEDLCTVYGHVMEGKGDTAPEESSNSGEYGAITPFLSKDVCEDDDELLCDVRTDEDCGISTVENATDDCEQRAKKTASSSGTRTRTYWQPPMDRYFINLMLAHLHKGNQFDGVFNKQAWVEMISSFNKKFGFEYSLEILKNRHKTLRRQYNLIKSLLQLHGFDWDETRQMVIADDCFWQDYIKVHPDARQYMTRPLPYYKDLCAIFDPNFDEKESLLQDKLQNAVDFQTECPQTSKTGQSPITPNSNEEQFSSVNELANICQKQKRQLEKGSNFTSPKKSRNDEQGMAVALCEMAAVVSTVSAKKIDTSISIENVIEAVQALPDMDDELVLDACDFLEDERKAKTFLALDAKLRKKWLIRKLRIQM; encoded by the exons ATGGGTATAGGCAATGATACTGAACGCCTCAGAACAATTTGGACACCTGAGATGGATCGATATTTCATTAATCTTATGTTAGAGCAGGTTGCCCAGGGCCGTAAATTTGAGGATCATTTGTTTAGCAAAAGAGCTTGGAAGCATATGTCTTTAAAGTTCAATGCTAAGTTCAATTTTCAGTATGAAAAAGATGTTCTCAAGAACCGCCACAAAACGTTACGGAATTTGTACAGGGGCATTAAGAACCTTCTTGCCCAACCGGGGTTTAGCTGGGACGAAAAGCGAAATATGGTTATTGCTGATAATCATGTTTGGGATGAATATCTCACG GTAGATGCAAATGTGCGGTCATACAGAGTAAAAAGCATTCCCTATTTCGAAGATTTGTGTACTGTTTATGGACATGTGATGGAAGGAAAAG GTGATACTGCACCAGAAGAATCATCTAATTCAGGCGAATATGGAGCAATTACACCCTTTCTATCTAAGGATGTCTGTGAGGATGATGATGAGCTTCTTTGTGATGTTAGGACTGATGAAGACTGTGGAATCTCTACCGTGGAAAATGCAACTGATGACTGTGAGCAAAGGGCAAAGAAAACAGCATCCTCTTCTGGTACCCGGACCCGGACTTATTGGCAGCCACCAATGGATCGTTACTTCATTAACTTGATGCTTGCCCATCTGCACAAAGGGAACCAATTTGATGGggtcttcaacaaacaagcatgGGTGGAAATGATTtcatcattcaataaaaaatttggctttgagtatAGTTTGGAGATTCTTAAGAATAGGCACAAAACTCTGAGAAGGcaatacaatttaattaaaagtctCCTTCAGTTGCATGGCTTTGACTGGGATGAAACACGCCAGATGGTTATTGCCGATGATTGTTTCTGGCAAGATTATATAAAG GTTCATCCTGATGCACGACAATATATGACCCGACCTTTGCCATACTATAAAGATTTGTGTGCCATATTTGATCCAAATTTTGACGAAAAAGAATCTCTGCTTCAAGATAAGCTTCAAAATGCAGTTGATTTTCAGACCGAGTGTCCTCAGACATCTAAAACTGGTCAGTCTCCAATTACACCCAATTCCAATGAAGAACAATTTAGCAGTGTCAATGAGTTAGCAAATATATGTCAGAAGCAAAAGCGTCAACTAGAGAAGGGTTCTAATTTTACTAGTCCTAAAAAATCAAGGAATGATGAACAAGGCATGGCTGTTGCTCTCTGTGAGATGGCAGCTGTAGTTTCAACTGTGTCTGCAAAAAAGATCGATACCTCAATATCAATAGAGAATGTCATAGAAGCAGTGCAAGCATTGCCTGATATGGATGATGAGCTGGTTTTGGATGCTTGCGATTTCTTGGAGGATGAAAGAAAAGCTAAAACATTTCTTGCATTGGATGCCAAGCTTAGGAAGAAATGGTTGATTAGGAAACTTCGCATACAGATGTAG
- the LOC114407405 gene encoding cellulose synthase-like protein D5 — protein MVNTASSPSSSPVTITVSSGGRRRSMGLTSPVPRASVSANNPASPLRVSGGRGGGASKDGGIEETNTEYVSYTVHIPPTPDRRPLTASEDGGKNSTSFISGTIFTGGYNSVTRGHVMECSMDSDAQAKTTSLTVCGMMGCDEEAMKGRLCGGGPCECGFKICRECYSECGGKCPGCKAPYKYVSDDDEEEEDDVEGSEGEDQPLPLPSMAEFKLDKRLSVVKSFKTQNHPPDFDHTRWLFETKGTYGYGNAVWPKDGCGANGFEPPPEFGEKARRPLTRKVGVSAAIISPYRLLILLRLVALGLFLTWRVRHPNHEAIWLWAMSITCELWFAFSWILDQLPKLCPVNRVTDLSVLKERFESPNLRNPKGRSDLPGIDVFVSTADPEKEPPLVTANTILSILAVDYPVEKVACYLSDDGGALLTFEALAETASFARIWVPFCRKHHIEPRNPETYFGQKRDFLKNKVRLDFVRERRRVKREYDEFKVRINSLPESIRRRSDAYNAHEELRAKKKQMEAGSNVSEPIKVPKATWMSDGSHWPGTWASGDQDHSRGDHAGIIQAMLAPPNAEPEFGAEADGDNLIDTTDVDIRLPMLVYVSREKRPGYDHNKKAGAMNALVRTSAIMSNGPFILNLDCDHYIYNSLAMREGMCFMLDRGGDRICYVQFPQRFEGIDPSDRYANHNTVFFDVSMRALDGLQGPMYVGTGCIFRRTALYGFSPPRATEHHGWLGRRKIKLFLRKPKVSKKEEDEICVPINGGYNDDDADIESLLLPRRFGNSTSLAASIPVAEYQGRLLQDLQGKGTQGRPAGSLAVPREPLDAATVAEAISVISCFYEDKTEWGKRVGWIYGSVTEDVVTGYRMHNRGWRSVYCVTQRDAFRGTAPINLTDRLHQVLRWATGSVEIFLSRNNALLASPRMKFLQRVAYFNVGMYPFTSIFLIVYCFLPAVSLFSGQFIVQSLSATFLVFLLGITITLCLLALLEIKWSGITLHDWWRNEQFWLIGGTSAHPAAVLQGLLKVIAGVDISFTLTSKSATPEDGDDEFADLYEVKWSFLMVPPITIMMVNSIAIAVGVARTLYSPFPQWSRLVGGVFFSFWVLCHLYPFAKGLMGRRGKVPTIIYVWSGLLSIIISLLWVYINPPSGRTQDYMNFQFP, from the exons ATGGTGAATACGGCGTCGTCCCCTTCTTCCTCTCCGGTGACCATTACAGTGTCGTCCGGAGGACGACGCCGCAGCATGGGTCTAACCAGTCCTGTTCCACGCGCCTCCGTCTCCGCCAACAACCCCGCTTCCCCTCTCAGGGTTTCCGGCGGCCGCGGCGGCGGCGCGTCTAAAGACGGCGGCATCGAAGAAACCAACACCGAATACGTGTCGTACACAGTCCACATCCCTCCGACGCCGGACCGCAGGCCGCTGACAGCCTCGGAGGACGGTGGAAAGAACAGCACGAGCTTCATCTCCGGCACGATCTTCACAGGAGGGTACAACTCCGTGACGCGCGGCCACGTCATGGAGTGCTCGATGGACAGCGATGCGCAGGCGAAAACGACATCGTTGACGGTTTGCGGAATGATGGGCTGTGACGAGGAAGCGATGAAAGGAAGGCTGTGTGGTGGTGGACCGTGCGAGTGCGGGTTCAAGATCTGCAGAGAGTGTTACTCGGAGTGTGGAGGGAAGTGCCCTGGCTGCAAAGCGCCTTATAAGTATGTGAGCGATGatgatgaggaagaagaagacgaCGTTGAGGGGTCTGAGGGTGAGGATCAGCCTCTGCCTTTGCCTTCGATGGCTGAGTTTAAGTTGGATAAGAGGCTTTCTGTTGTGAAATCGTTCAAGACGCAGAACCATCCTCCTGATTTTGACCACACGAGGTGGCTATTTGAGACCAAGGGGACCTATGGCTATGGAAACGCTGTGTGGCCTAAAGATGGGTGTGGTGCTAATGGGTTTGAACCCCCTCCGGAGTTTGGAGAGAAGGCGAGGAGACCCTTGACTAGGAAGGTTGGAGTTTCAGCTGCTATTATCAGTCCTTATAG GTTGCTTATTCTGCTGCGTCTTGTTGCCTTGGGTTTATTTCTTACGTGGAGGGTTAGACACCCCAACCATGAAGCGATTTGGCTGTGGGCTATGTCCATAACTTGCGAGCTATGGTTTgcattttcttggattcttgatCAGCTTCCTAAGCTCTGTCCAGTGAACAGAGTCACTGATCTCTCTGTTCTGAAAGAGCGGTTTGAGTCTCCGAACCTGCGAAACCCGAAAGGGAGGTCTGATCTACCAGGAATTGACGTGTTTGTTTCCACAGCAGACCCTGAAAAGGAACCTCCTCTTGTAACCGCCAACACCATTCTCTCgatccttgcagttgattatccAGTGGAGAAGGTTGCGTGTTACTTGTCTGATGATGGTGGAGCTCTGTTGACATTTGAAGCTCTTGCTGAGACTGCTAGCTTTGCTAGAATTTGGGTTCCTTTCTGTCGGAAGCATCACATAGAGCCGCGAAATCCTGAAACGTATTTTGGGCAGAAGCGTGATTTTCTCAAGAACAAGGTCCGGTTGGACTTTGTGAGAGAGAGGAGAAGGGTGAAGAGGGAATATGATGAGTTCAAAGTGAGGATAAACTCATTGCCTGAATCCATAAGGAGAAGGTCTGATGCTTACAATGCTCACGAGGAGTTGCGAGCTAAGAAGAAACAGATGGAAGCAGGTTCCAATGTCTCTGAACCTATTAAGGTTCCTAAAGCTACATGGATGTCCGATGGTTCTCATTGGCCAGGAACTTGGGCATCGGGTGATCAAGACCACTCAAGAGGGGACCATGCTGGTATAATTCAG GCAATGTTAGCTCCACCAAATGCAGAACCAGAATTTGGTGCAGAAGCTGATGGGGATAACTTGATTGACACAACAGATGTTGATATTAGGCTTCCCATGCTTGTTTATGTGTCTCGTGAGAAGAGGCCAGGATATGATCACAACAAGAAAGCAGGAGCAATGAATGCTCTTGTTCGGACCAGTGCCATCATGTCCAATGGACCATTCATTCTGAATCTTGACTGTGATCACTACATCTACAACTCCTTGGCTATGAGAGAAGGTATGTGCTTTATGCTTGACAGGGGTGGTGATAGGATATGCTACGTTCAGTTCCCTCAAAGATTTGAGGGCATCGACCCCAGTGACAGATATGCAAACCACAACACAGTGTTCTTTGATGTGAGCATGAGAGCTCTTGATGGCTTACAAGGCCCCATGTACGTGGGAACGGGTTGCATATTCCGAAGAACAGCTCTTTATGGATTTAGTCCTCCAAGAGCCACAGAACACCATGGCTGGTTAGGCAGGAGGAAAATCAAGTTGTTTTTGAGAAAGCCAAAGGTGTCAAAAAAGGAAGAGGATGAAATTTGTGTGCCAATAAATGGTGGTTACAATGACGATGATGCAGACATAGAGTCCTTGCTTCTTCCCAGAAGGTTCGGGAACTCTACTTCTCTTGCTGCATCCATTCCTGTGGCGGAATACCAGGGAAGGTTGCTTCAAGATTTGCAAGGAAAGGGAACACAAGGAAGGCCAGCAGGTTCTCTTGCCGTGCCTCGCGAGCCATTGGATGCAGCCACTGTTGCTGAGGCAATAAGTGTGATATCTTGTTTCTACGAGGATAAAACTGAATGGGGCAAACGAGTGGGGTGGATATATGGTTCAGTTACAGAAGATGTGGTCACTGGTTACAGAATGCACAATAGAGGGTGGAGATCAGTGTACTGTGTGACCCAAAGGGATGCTTTCAGAGGAACAGCTCCAATCAACTTGACAGATAGGCTCCACCAAGTGCTTCGATGGGCAACAGGTTCTGTTGAGATTTTCTTGTCAAGGAACAATGCATTGTTGGCAAGTCCTAGAATGAAGTTCCTGCAGAGGGTGGCATATTTCAACGTGGGAATGTACCCTTTCACTTCAATCTTTCTGATTGTCTATTGCTTTCTACCAGCAGTGTCCCTATTTTCGGGGCAGTTTATAGTCCAGTCCCTTAGTGCAACCTTTCTAGTCTTCTTGCTTGGCATCACAATCACACTGTGCTTGCTTGCACTCCTCGAGATCAAGTGGTCAGGAATCACTCTACATGATTGGTGGCGAAATGAGCAGTTCTGGTTGATTGGTGGAACAAGTGCACACCCTGCTGCTGTTTTACAAGGGTTGTTGAAGGTCATAGCAGGAGTGGACATATCATTCACTTTGACCTCAAAGTCAGCCACCCCAGAAGATGGAGATGATGAGTTTGCTGATCTTTATGAGGTGAAGTGGAGCTTTTTAATGGTCCCTCCAATCACTATTATGATGGTGAATTCCATTGCTATTGCTGTGGGGGTAGCCAGGACTTTGTACAGTCCATTTCCACAATGGAGCAGACTAGTAGGAGGGGTGTTTTTCAGCTTCTGGGTTTTGTGCCATCTTTACCCCTTTGCAAAGGGCCTCATGGGAAGGAGAGGGAAGGTTCCTACCATCATCTATGTTTGGTCTGGATTGCTCTCCATTATTATCTCTTTGCTTTGGGTGTACATAAACCCTCCTTCAGGAAGAACACAAGATTACATGAATTTCCAATTCCCTTGA
- the LOC114407404 gene encoding syntaxin-43-like, producing the protein MATRNRTLEFRKHRDAVKSVRAPLSSSASSPVIEMVTTSLLPSNRSSYAPLSTQEHAPSTSRDAFTVGLPPSWVDDSEEIATNIQRARVRISELTKAHAKALMPSFGDGKEDQRHIETLTQEITSLLRKSEVRLKRLSAAAGSSEDSNVRKNVQRSHATDLQNLSMDLRRKQSAYLKHLQQQQEGYDGVDLEMNFNGSKFVSHNDEFSDVGFSEEQMTKLKRSEQFSEEREREIEQVVKSVHELAQIMKDLSVLVIDQGTIVDRIDYNIQSVSTSVEEGLKQLQKAERIQKKGGMVMCASTLVIMCFVMLVLLILKEILF; encoded by the exons ATGGCGACGAGAAATCGAACTCTAGAGTTCAGAAAACACAGAGACGCCGTGAAAAGCGTGCGCGCTCCTCTCTCCTCCTCAGCATCTAGTCCTGTCATCGAAATGGTTACAACTTCGCTTCTTCCTTCTAATCGATCCTCCTATGCTCCTCTAAGCACCCAGGAACATGCTCCATCCACTTCTAG GGATGCGTTTACTGTGGGGTTGCCGCCATCTTGGGTGGATGATTCTGAAGAAATAGCTACAAATATACAACGTGCTAGGGTTAGAATTTCTGAGTTAACCAAAGCTCATGCGAAGGCTTTGATGCCTTCCTTTGGGGATGGCAAAGAGGATCAGCGTCATATTGAGACTCTCACCCAGGAAATTACTTCTCTCCTCAGAAAGTCTGAAGTGAGGCTCAAAAGACTTTCTGCCGCTGCTGGATCTTCTGAGGATTCTAATGTTAGAAAAAATGTTCAg CGTTCCCATGCTACAGATCTTCAGAACCTGTCAATGGATCTCCGGCGAAAACAGTCAGCATATTTGAAACATTTGCAGCAGCAACAAGAG GGTTATGATGGGGTTGACTTGGAGATGAACTTTAATGGGAGCAAATTTGTATCCCATAATGATGAATTCAGTGATGTG GGTTTTAGTGAAGAGCAAATGACCAAGCTAAAGAGAAGTGAGCAGTTCTCAGaggaaagggagagagagattgAACAG GTTGTCAAATCAGTCCATGAACTTGCTCAAATCATGAAGGATCTCTCTGTCCTTGTGATAGACCAG GGAACAATTGTGGATAGAATTGACTACAACATTCAGAGTGTTTCTACATCCGTTGAAGAGGGTCTTAAGCAGTTGCAAAAG GCAGAGAGAATACAGAAAAAAGGAGGGATGGTTATGTGTGCATCAACGCTTGTTATAATGTGCTTTGTCATGCTAGTTCTCTTGATACTCAAGGAGATTCTCTTCTAG
- the LOC114407403 gene encoding protein DEHYDRATION-INDUCED 19 homolog 3-like → MEDETLSFVLSTASRSYQSRLKSHFELFIDLDEVNGDEELRTAYPCPFCAENFDLLELCCHVDLDHPIEAKSGICPVCTLWIGTNMVHHIAAQHGNLLKSHLKSKCYKDEPYPALYFSSKGERDGHWQSFSTGLSPTTSKAASDPWLSFLCGPSAVDECENVQPDSSSEVSIEEIHSNDNVLERDVQPSLSDKDQIEKAQHIKFVQGLLMSTILDPDF, encoded by the exons ATGGAAGACGAGACTCTGAGTTTTGTCCTCTCCACTGCCTCAAGAAGCTACCAATCCAGGCTCAAGTCACACTTCG AGCTCTTCATCGATCTTGATGAGGTCAATGGGGACGAGGAGTTGAGGACAGCTTATCCATGCCCTTTTTGCGCTGAGAATTTTGATCTTCTTGAGCTATGTTGCCATGTTGACTTGGACCATCCAATAGAAGCCAAGTCTGgg ATTTGTCCTGTTTGTACCCTGTGGATAGGGACAAATATGGTTCATCATATAGCCGCACAACATGGAAACCTGCTTAAG AGTCACCTCAAATCAAAATGCTACAAAGATGAACCCTATCCTGCTCTTTACTTTTCAAGTAAGGGTGAACGAGATGGACACTGGCAATCTTTTTCTACTGGGTTATCTCCCACAACCTCTAAGGCAGCAAGCGATCCATGGCTGTCATTTTTATGTGGTCCATCTGCTGTTGATGAATGTGAAAATGTGCAGCCAGATTCTTCAAGTGAAGTAAGCATTGAAGAAATACACTCAAATGATAATGTGTTAGAAAG AGATGTTCAACCGTCTTTATCTGACAAAGACCAAATAGAGAAAGCACAGCACATTAAATTTGTACAGGGACTTTTGATGTCTACTATCCTTGATCCTGACTTCTGA